In the genome of Desulfitibacter sp. BRH_c19, one region contains:
- a CDS encoding thiamine biosynthesis protein ApbE — MHLRKLSTFTYLIVFLTLTAFVAGCIPQSQNNNEPQEIKPVIETAFLMGTIAKITIFDEVKDKEIFQKAFDRISEIEDKMTIAKDNEKSEIIQLNNFAGKEYMNLSPETFYVLEKGKYYSELSDGKFDITIGPLVKLWKIGTEQAALPEKIQIANTLPLINHKNLILDRDSHSAKLNAPDMIVDLGAIAKGYAADEAAKILKEAGINHAIINLGGNILTLNTKPDGTNWKLGLQDPYEPRGDYMGIVSLNDQALVSSGIYERYFELDGKRYHHILNPQTGYPEENPILSVSIITKDSIDADALSTTIFLLGLENGMQMIENLPSTEAIFITSDNKVYVSSGINEKNFEISKDKFKLQR, encoded by the coding sequence ATGCATTTAAGAAAATTATCAACCTTCACATATCTCATTGTTTTTCTAACTCTGACAGCTTTTGTAGCAGGCTGTATTCCTCAATCACAAAACAATAATGAACCTCAAGAAATCAAGCCGGTTATAGAAACTGCTTTCTTGATGGGTACTATAGCCAAAATAACAATTTTCGATGAGGTTAAAGATAAGGAAATATTCCAAAAAGCCTTTGACCGAATTTCTGAAATTGAAGACAAAATGACCATTGCTAAAGACAATGAAAAAAGCGAAATCATCCAATTAAATAATTTTGCCGGCAAAGAATATATGAATCTAAGCCCGGAGACTTTTTATGTTCTTGAGAAAGGGAAATACTACTCAGAGCTTTCCGATGGCAAATTTGACATCACCATTGGCCCCCTGGTTAAGCTTTGGAAAATTGGTACAGAACAAGCAGCGTTACCAGAAAAAATACAAATAGCCAATACACTACCTTTAATAAACCATAAAAATTTAATACTGGACAGAGATAGCCATAGTGCCAAACTTAATGCTCCAGACATGATCGTTGATTTAGGTGCTATTGCTAAAGGATATGCCGCTGACGAAGCAGCTAAAATATTAAAGGAAGCTGGAATTAATCATGCCATCATCAATTTAGGCGGGAATATACTCACTCTTAATACTAAACCTGATGGCACGAATTGGAAACTTGGTTTACAAGACCCATATGAACCACGGGGTGACTATATGGGTATTGTTAGCCTTAATGATCAAGCTCTTGTATCTTCGGGAATCTATGAAAGGTATTTTGAATTAGATGGGAAGAGATATCACCATATCCTAAACCCACAAACAGGCTATCCTGAGGAAAACCCAATACTAAGTGTTTCAATCATTACCAAAGACTCTATTGATGCAGATGCATTATCAACGACCATTTTTTTATTAGGACTTGAAAATGGAATGCAGATGATTGAAAATTTACCTAGTACTGAAGCTATTTTTATCACCTCTGACAATAAGGTTTATGTTTCATCTGGAATCAATGAAAAGAATTTTGAGATTAGTAAGGATAAGTTCAAATTACAAAGATAA
- a CDS encoding FMN-binding protein — protein sequence MLKKFFAVTLVLMLAFSLSGCGSNEPTEVEPQGSDGKYEDGIYFAQEDEFVKDWKYLVTIEVKDGEIVSADWNGANINAGPDKDTVSKSGGYPMVENGGAQAPWHEQAEKAEAYLVETQDPTQIAYNDDAGHTDDIAGVSIHVIEFFELAEKALANGPVGRGPYKDGAYFAEEDDFVKDFKYSASLTVINGNIVAADWDGLHTDGSDKDTMSIEGEYPMVENGGAQAPWHEQAEKAAAYLLEIQDPTAVVYSDDAGHTDDIAGVSIHVIEFFELAEKALEEAK from the coding sequence ATGCTTAAGAAATTTTTTGCTGTAACACTAGTTCTCATGTTAGCCTTTTCACTTTCAGGCTGTGGATCTAATGAGCCGACAGAAGTAGAGCCTCAAGGATCAGATGGCAAATATGAAGACGGTATCTATTTTGCACAAGAGGACGAATTCGTTAAAGATTGGAAGTATCTTGTAACTATTGAAGTTAAAGATGGTGAAATTGTATCAGCTGATTGGAACGGTGCTAACATAAACGCAGGACCTGATAAAGACACAGTCTCTAAATCAGGTGGGTACCCTATGGTTGAAAACGGTGGAGCACAAGCTCCATGGCATGAGCAAGCTGAAAAAGCTGAAGCTTATCTCGTAGAAACCCAAGATCCAACACAGATTGCTTATAATGACGATGCAGGTCACACCGATGATATTGCAGGTGTATCCATCCACGTTATTGAATTCTTTGAACTTGCAGAAAAAGCTTTAGCTAATGGACCTGTTGGTAGAGGCCCATATAAAGACGGTGCTTATTTTGCAGAAGAAGATGATTTTGTTAAAGACTTTAAGTATTCAGCTAGCTTAACCGTTATCAATGGTAACATTGTGGCAGCCGACTGGGACGGTCTACACACTGATGGTAGTGACAAAGATACCATGTCTATTGAAGGTGAATACCCTATGGTTGAAAACGGTGGAGCCCAAGCTCCATGGCATGAGCAAGCTGAAAAGGCTGCAGCTTATCTCTTAGAAATTCAAGATCCAACAGCAGTTGTTTATAGTGACGATGCAGGACACACAGATGATATTGCAGGCGTATCCATCCACGTTATTGAATTCTTTGAACTTGCAGAGAAAGCTTTAGAAGAAGCCAAATAA
- a CDS encoding ABC transporter permease — protein MSKNFTLTNTNTEKNNEPTDMDGLIKFILAIMLASMPFLFEQQMSFGILSVYLLIATLVLRIKFRTLLLSAASYCIIVLMPYLFGFLMNSLLYSFTNNELFTYNQGTYEIVLRLFRLFIIWYVSILYFHTTPIKTIIGLVDKLFFPLKLIGVPVKDYLKVVMCIFLELKGMGTEIKKNFVDSARSTIGGKNENFKMKMKGVSQIIVSLLVNSFEKLDKIQSFVEKVSPEDLYHYKFNVSKRDVVAVMSFILLTWVLLLVERGY, from the coding sequence ATGTCAAAAAATTTTACTTTAACAAATACTAATACGGAAAAAAACAATGAACCCACCGATATGGATGGTCTTATTAAGTTTATCCTAGCTATAATGCTCGCTAGCATGCCTTTTCTTTTTGAGCAACAGATGAGTTTTGGTATACTATCCGTTTACTTATTGATTGCGACCTTGGTTTTGAGAATTAAATTTCGAACCCTATTATTAAGCGCTGCTTCATATTGTATAATTGTTCTGATGCCTTACCTTTTTGGATTCTTGATGAATTCACTTCTTTATTCGTTTACGAATAACGAATTATTCACGTATAATCAAGGAACGTATGAGATTGTTTTAAGACTGTTTAGATTGTTTATTATCTGGTATGTGAGCATCCTATATTTTCACACAACCCCTATTAAAACAATAATTGGCTTAGTGGATAAGCTCTTTTTTCCTTTAAAATTAATAGGTGTTCCTGTTAAGGACTACTTAAAAGTAGTGATGTGTATCTTTTTAGAGCTTAAAGGCATGGGAACCGAAATAAAAAAGAATTTTGTAGATAGTGCACGTTCAACCATAGGTGGAAAAAACGAAAATTTTAAAATGAAAATGAAAGGTGTATCTCAAATTATTGTTTCTTTGCTTGTAAATTCTTTCGAAAAACTAGATAAAATACAAAGTTTTGTTGAAAAAGTGAGCCCTGAAGATTTATATCATTACAAATTTAATGTCTCTAAAAGAGATGTAGTTGCTGTAATGAGCTTTATCTTGTTAACATGGGTGCTTTTATTAGTTGAAAGAGGCTATTGA
- a CDS encoding nucleotide pyrophosphatase, whose amino-acid sequence MKREALTQKLLVLGVDGMDPKITQKFLAEGIMPNLKKFIEKGAAREDLSHLGALPTITPACWTTLSTGAYPGTHGITCFWRQSPESLDAVVYNMDSRNCEAEQLWNVTTAAGLKTLVWHWPGSAWPPTSDNPNLNVIDGTQPGSVNMGVAQLDWEKVIVANEEITELEYAPKVERPAGTGCMISDLSAITEEEEPATDMMELWYGEAAMTGSEIREYIMGPENMEMVIESIPHYDLVNSPLKDAEGWAAAPADAKEFTILTSDGIARRPALILKNADGIYDHIAIYKNKKAEKPIVVLEVGKMVSGIVDDINKDGELKPACRSMKLLELSPDGRKLKMWISNALDTGQDKLFHPKELLKDIVEHVGPVPPVSLVGGEDAYLVENVYEPAWDLYCQWQAKALNHLIKNREYQVVFTHLHNVDCAGHMFWHLAKNLERWSYTDPEVNQNFIRKFYIQADKYLGEFLHLLDEGWTIMIVADHGLLVGEEFPPQIGEYGGMNVQVMEELGYTVMKKDENGKTLKEVDWEKTTAVQTRSNYIYINLKGRDAHGIVDPADKYELERKIMSDLYSYRYKGQRVIGLAMRNKDAVVLGTNGPQCGDIFFTVDEGYNRLHGDGLATVEGAFDTSVSPIFLAAGSGIKENFTTARTIRQVDITPTIATLLGVRMPAHCEGAPIYQILTEEF is encoded by the coding sequence ATGAAAAGAGAAGCATTAACCCAGAAATTATTGGTATTAGGGGTAGACGGGATGGATCCCAAAATAACCCAGAAGTTCTTAGCCGAAGGAATAATGCCAAACTTAAAAAAATTTATTGAAAAAGGTGCGGCAAGAGAAGATTTATCTCACTTAGGTGCCCTGCCAACGATTACACCTGCATGCTGGACGACTTTATCAACGGGTGCTTATCCAGGAACACACGGTATTACCTGCTTTTGGCGACAGTCACCAGAGAGCTTGGATGCTGTTGTATATAATATGGATTCCAGAAACTGTGAAGCTGAGCAATTATGGAATGTAACTACTGCAGCCGGCCTGAAAACATTAGTATGGCATTGGCCTGGTTCCGCTTGGCCTCCGACCAGTGACAACCCAAATTTAAACGTTATTGATGGAACACAGCCGGGTTCTGTTAACATGGGTGTGGCACAACTTGATTGGGAAAAAGTTATCGTTGCTAATGAGGAAATTACAGAATTAGAATATGCTCCTAAAGTAGAACGTCCTGCCGGTACTGGCTGCATGATTTCTGATCTGAGTGCTATTACTGAAGAAGAAGAACCAGCTACCGATATGATGGAATTATGGTATGGTGAAGCTGCCATGACAGGCAGTGAAATCCGTGAATATATCATGGGACCAGAAAATATGGAAATGGTCATTGAATCTATTCCTCATTATGATTTAGTCAATTCCCCGTTGAAAGATGCAGAAGGATGGGCAGCTGCACCGGCAGACGCCAAAGAATTTACTATTTTAACATCGGATGGTATTGCAAGACGTCCCGCACTAATTTTAAAGAATGCTGATGGCATCTATGACCACATAGCAATTTATAAAAACAAGAAGGCAGAGAAACCAATCGTAGTATTAGAAGTCGGGAAAATGGTTTCCGGTATTGTAGACGACATTAATAAAGATGGTGAATTAAAACCCGCATGTAGGTCCATGAAACTCCTGGAACTTTCTCCGGATGGTAGAAAACTGAAAATGTGGATCAGTAACGCACTAGATACTGGTCAGGATAAATTATTTCACCCCAAGGAATTGCTAAAAGATATTGTTGAACATGTTGGCCCAGTTCCGCCTGTTAGCTTGGTTGGGGGAGAAGATGCTTACCTGGTTGAGAATGTTTATGAACCAGCCTGGGATTTGTACTGTCAATGGCAGGCAAAGGCTTTAAATCATTTAATTAAAAATCGTGAATACCAAGTAGTATTCACTCATTTGCATAATGTTGACTGTGCAGGTCATATGTTTTGGCATTTAGCGAAAAATCTGGAGCGCTGGAGCTATACTGACCCTGAAGTTAATCAGAACTTTATCCGGAAGTTTTACATTCAGGCAGACAAATATCTGGGAGAATTCCTACATCTGTTAGATGAAGGATGGACCATCATGATTGTAGCTGACCATGGTTTACTGGTAGGGGAAGAATTCCCACCACAAATTGGTGAATATGGCGGCATGAATGTACAGGTAATGGAGGAACTCGGTTATACCGTTATGAAAAAGGATGAAAACGGTAAGACTTTGAAAGAAGTAGATTGGGAAAAGACAACCGCTGTCCAGACCCGAAGTAACTATATTTATATTAACTTAAAGGGTCGTGATGCCCATGGCATTGTTGACCCGGCGGACAAATATGAACTGGAAAGAAAAATTATGTCTGACCTGTACTCTTATAGATATAAAGGACAGCGTGTTATCGGGCTTGCTATGCGGAATAAAGACGCTGTTGTATTAGGAACAAACGGTCCGCAGTGTGGTGATATCTTCTTTACTGTAGATGAGGGATATAACCGTTTACATGGTGATGGGTTAGCTACTGTAGAGGGTGCTTTCGATACTTCTGTTTCCCCAATTTTTCTAGCAGCAGGGAGTGGAATTAAAGAAAACTTTACAACAGCTAGAACCATTAGACAAGTTGATATTACACCAACTATTGCAACATTATTAGGTGTAAGAATGCCTGCCCACTGCGAAGGTGCACCAATCTATCAGATTTTAACCGAAGAATTCTAA
- a CDS encoding thioredoxin: MLLEQLNANSFEKIIYDNEDSCLVMFSRKDCHVCKDVVPILEELQPQYQDRFGFYYVDVEEEKNLFQRFSLKGVPQILFFKDGEYRAKLAGAVDEDKVMDKIEEVLES; the protein is encoded by the coding sequence ATGCTCTTAGAACAATTAAATGCAAATAGTTTTGAAAAAATTATCTATGATAATGAGGACTCCTGTCTTGTTATGTTCTCAAGAAAAGACTGTCACGTTTGTAAAGATGTCGTTCCTATTTTGGAGGAGCTTCAACCGCAATACCAAGACAGGTTTGGATTCTATTACGTGGATGTAGAAGAAGAAAAAAACTTGTTCCAAAGATTCTCTTTAAAAGGAGTTCCTCAGATTCTTTTCTTTAAGGATGGCGAATATCGAGCAAAACTTGCAGGTGCTGTTGACGAAGACAAAGTTATGGATAAGATTGAGGAAGTTTTAGAATCGTAA
- a CDS encoding pyridine nucleotide-disulfide oxidoreductase, with amino-acid sequence MGDVTYDLIIIGGGPAGLTAAIYGGRAKLRTLVINKGTVGGLVNTTREIANYPGYSQISGPDLMKDFKKHAESVGVEFLRDEVVSADFAKEDKIISTKKKKEYTAKAVIIACGSEPRLLNIPGEKRLQGSGVAYCATCDAEFFEGEDVVIVGSGDQAIEEGMYITKFARKVTVIVLHDEGVLDCNKVSAERAFQNEKMEFIWNSTIEEVLGEDNVEGVKIKNLKTGRSSRLACQGVFFFVGMIPSTHFLKESGIVMDRGYIPVNELMETNLEGVYAVGDNRVKYLRQVVSAAGDGATAAVAAERYIEELNAFSTSVLKSDKKVLLLFFNALDNQSLEFSTLLEEANQELAERRKVVKIDMATKKKLAQKYDVKIVPSVVVLDRGQEIKRLDYSMDKEKLKAQLR; translated from the coding sequence ATGGGAGATGTGACGTACGATTTAATCATAATCGGTGGGGGTCCCGCAGGACTCACGGCAGCTATTTATGGGGGAAGAGCGAAGCTGAGAACTTTGGTTATCAACAAAGGAACGGTTGGCGGTTTGGTCAATACTACACGAGAGATCGCCAATTATCCAGGCTATAGCCAAATTAGTGGACCCGATCTTATGAAAGACTTTAAAAAGCATGCCGAGTCTGTTGGCGTTGAATTTTTACGAGATGAAGTTGTGAGTGCTGATTTTGCTAAAGAAGACAAAATTATCTCTACCAAAAAAAAGAAAGAATACACAGCCAAGGCGGTTATCATTGCTTGTGGTAGTGAGCCGAGACTATTAAATATTCCTGGTGAAAAGCGGCTTCAGGGAAGTGGGGTTGCGTATTGTGCAACCTGTGATGCCGAGTTTTTTGAAGGAGAAGATGTTGTTATCGTTGGCAGCGGGGATCAAGCCATCGAAGAAGGCATGTACATTACCAAGTTCGCTCGCAAAGTCACAGTGATTGTACTTCATGATGAAGGCGTTCTCGATTGCAATAAAGTGAGTGCGGAAAGGGCCTTCCAAAATGAAAAGATGGAGTTTATATGGAACTCCACGATTGAAGAAGTCCTGGGTGAGGATAATGTCGAGGGGGTTAAAATCAAGAACTTAAAAACGGGCCGTTCAAGCAGACTTGCTTGCCAGGGTGTTTTTTTCTTTGTTGGGATGATTCCTTCAACTCATTTCCTTAAGGAAAGTGGCATTGTGATGGACAGAGGCTATATTCCCGTTAATGAATTGATGGAAACGAATCTCGAAGGGGTATATGCGGTCGGAGACAATCGGGTTAAATATTTACGGCAAGTGGTTTCAGCTGCTGGGGATGGGGCAACAGCCGCAGTCGCTGCCGAGCGCTATATTGAGGAACTCAATGCATTTAGTACGAGTGTTCTGAAAAGCGATAAAAAAGTTCTCTTGCTTTTCTTTAATGCCTTAGATAATCAAAGCTTGGAGTTTAGCACTTTATTAGAAGAGGCAAATCAAGAACTAGCGGAACGCCGCAAAGTGGTTAAAATCGATATGGCTACTAAGAAAAAACTTGCCCAAAAGTATGATGTCAAAATCGTGCCATCAGTTGTTGTATTAGACAGAGGGCAAGAGATCAAGCGATTGGACTATTCGATGGATAAAGAAAAACTAAAAGCTCAATTAAGATAA
- a CDS encoding choline/carnitine/betaine transporter encodes MLYKPGSSNYKRGWEKTVDKSKLSQYAKINPIVFYGGVIFCVIFYGPMLVLREQLQPLGAQVLRAVTYSFDWLWLLLAFGCFIFLVWLAFGRYGNVKLGGPDDSPEFSRFSWLSMLFTGGVGAGLVYWSMAEPIFYLKWPPFWGEAFSAQAAQFAIAYGVFHWGVLAWGLFTPGAIAFAYMIYVRKKPYFYPSYACRGVLGNVVDGWVGTAINLFVIVGLVGGLGTTMGVVIPMISEVIAHMIGVENTLMVKSGTAVLLSVIFGYSAYSGLRGGIKKLSELNSWLCFGLLGFVLIAGPTLWMLSFYVDSIGVLLDNFLRMSLYTDPITKSGFPQDWTVFYWAWWVAWAIYFGLFIARISKGRTIKDVILNMAFTTTLGCSIFFLVFGGYAVDLQLNQGLELDAVLAASGGGAMIVAVLESLPFSGIVIPFFVLVMLIFQATTIDSNAYTIAMISCNEIKYNQEPPRWARLFWCFLLCVIGIAIMSVGGLQIVQLSSVATSVPIVFIIVILMLSVMKWLKEDFGDAVGPKILTIDYTESKNAPKTVIDDKITKNI; translated from the coding sequence ATACTATACAAACCTGGGAGCTCAAATTACAAGAGAGGTTGGGAAAAAACGGTGGATAAATCTAAGCTGAGTCAATATGCAAAAATTAATCCTATAGTTTTTTATGGTGGCGTAATCTTTTGTGTTATTTTCTATGGACCTATGTTGGTTCTTCGTGAGCAGTTGCAACCACTTGGGGCACAAGTTCTAAGAGCAGTAACGTATAGTTTCGATTGGTTATGGTTATTGTTAGCTTTTGGGTGTTTTATATTCTTAGTATGGCTAGCCTTTGGCCGATATGGCAATGTAAAGTTGGGTGGGCCAGATGATAGTCCGGAATTTTCAAGATTTAGTTGGTTATCAATGCTTTTTACAGGTGGGGTCGGAGCAGGCCTTGTTTACTGGTCCATGGCTGAACCGATTTTCTATCTTAAGTGGCCTCCATTTTGGGGCGAAGCTTTTTCGGCTCAAGCTGCTCAATTTGCTATTGCCTATGGAGTATTTCATTGGGGTGTTTTAGCTTGGGGTCTATTTACTCCTGGAGCAATTGCATTTGCTTATATGATATATGTGAGGAAGAAGCCATATTTCTATCCCAGTTACGCATGTAGGGGAGTATTAGGGAATGTAGTTGACGGTTGGGTTGGAACTGCAATTAATTTGTTTGTTATTGTTGGACTAGTTGGTGGTTTGGGAACAACCATGGGCGTAGTTATTCCTATGATTTCAGAGGTAATTGCTCATATGATAGGTGTTGAAAATACCTTGATGGTTAAAAGTGGCACAGCAGTTTTATTGTCTGTAATCTTTGGATATAGTGCATATTCAGGTTTGCGTGGTGGAATTAAGAAATTATCAGAGCTAAATAGTTGGCTGTGCTTTGGATTGTTGGGCTTTGTATTAATAGCAGGCCCCACACTTTGGATGTTGTCATTTTATGTTGATAGCATAGGAGTTTTACTGGATAATTTCTTGCGTATGAGTTTATATACTGACCCAATAACCAAGTCTGGATTTCCTCAAGACTGGACAGTATTTTATTGGGCGTGGTGGGTTGCATGGGCAATATACTTTGGATTATTCATTGCTAGGATTTCAAAGGGACGTACAATTAAAGATGTTATCTTGAATATGGCTTTTACAACAACTTTGGGATGTTCTATATTCTTCTTGGTGTTTGGAGGGTACGCAGTAGATCTTCAACTTAACCAAGGGTTAGAACTTGATGCAGTTTTGGCTGCATCAGGTGGTGGAGCTATGATAGTGGCTGTATTGGAAAGCTTACCGTTTAGTGGTATAGTAATACCATTTTTCGTCTTAGTAATGCTAATCTTCCAAGCGACTACCATAGACTCAAATGCATATACCATTGCAATGATTTCCTGTAATGAGATTAAATACAACCAGGAGCCTCCACGTTGGGCAAGACTATTCTGGTGCTTCCTGCTTTGTGTTATTGGAATTGCTATAATGTCGGTTGGCGGACTTCAGATTGTACAACTCTCTTCAGTGGCAACTAGTGTACCTATTGTGTTTATTATAGTTATCCTAATGCTATCCGTAATGAAATGGCTTAAGGAAGATTTTGGAGATGCTGTTGGACCTAAGATACTTACAATAGATTATACTGAAAGTAAAAATGCTCCAAAGACAGTTATCGATGATAAAATTACTAAAAATATATAA
- a CDS encoding trimethylamine methyltransferase produces the protein MFSEDELYSIHLATLEVLQKSGIKVESEEALEIFQAGGAFVDKNTRIVQFPPYLVEDAIHSAPSKIVLAGRNPKHDVVIEDKRVHFTNFGEGIMVIDPFTGEYRKSIKQDTANAALMCDALDEVDICLRAVAAHDVSAKVHPLHELEACFKNTTKHIFTGGISGRQAEILFDMAATVVGGKDKLRERPILSINVCPTSPLQLTSHCTEAIIKCAEYGIACNILSMAMAGGSAPVTLGGTLVMHNAEVLAGVVLSQLTRKGSPVIYGSSTTIMDLRTTTAPVGAPELGMINAAVARLAQYYLLPSWVAGG, from the coding sequence ATGTTTTCAGAGGATGAACTCTATTCCATCCACTTAGCGACTCTTGAAGTTTTACAGAAATCAGGTATAAAAGTTGAAAGCGAGGAAGCATTAGAAATATTTCAAGCTGGAGGAGCATTCGTTGATAAGAATACTCGTATAGTGCAGTTTCCCCCGTACCTTGTGGAGGATGCTATTCATTCAGCACCTAGCAAGATAGTTTTAGCTGGAAGAAACCCCAAGCATGATGTGGTAATTGAAGATAAGAGAGTTCATTTCACCAATTTCGGTGAAGGAATTATGGTAATTGACCCATTTACCGGGGAATACCGAAAATCAATTAAACAAGATACGGCAAATGCTGCTTTAATGTGTGATGCTCTTGATGAGGTGGACATTTGCTTAAGAGCAGTAGCGGCCCATGATGTTTCCGCAAAGGTTCATCCATTACATGAGTTAGAGGCTTGCTTTAAAAATACAACAAAACACATTTTCACAGGCGGCATTAGTGGTAGACAAGCTGAAATACTATTTGATATGGCAGCAACAGTTGTTGGAGGAAAAGATAAACTAAGAGAACGCCCTATCCTTTCAATTAATGTTTGCCCTACTAGCCCATTACAGCTTACTAGCCATTGTACTGAAGCAATAATCAAATGTGCAGAATATGGAATTGCCTGTAATATTCTTTCGATGGCAATGGCAGGTGGATCCGCGCCTGTAACTCTAGGTGGTACTTTGGTTATGCATAATGCAGAAGTCTTAGCTGGTGTAGTTTTAAGTCAGTTAACACGTAAAGGGTCACCTGTTATTTATGGAAGCTCCACTACAATAATGGATCTCAGGACCACAACAGCACCTGTTGGTGCCCCTGAATTAGGCATGATAAATGCAGCTGTAGCAAGGTTGGCTCAATACTATCTATTGCCAAGTTGGGTAGCTGGCGGATAG
- a CDS encoding trimethylamine methyltransferase has protein sequence MLELGITFSFEQFVMDNDIIKMVNKVVQGIDINDETLAVDVIKQVGAGGDFLMQEHTMKHMRTAQSSPKLMNRKMKHSWVETGSKNLTEVAREEAINILENHKPEPLMADIASKLADIIEAAEEEFGVNKK, from the coding sequence ATGCTAGAACTCGGAATTACCTTTAGCTTTGAGCAGTTTGTAATGGATAACGATATAATTAAAATGGTAAATAAGGTTGTGCAGGGTATAGATATCAATGATGAAACTCTAGCTGTAGATGTCATTAAGCAGGTAGGTGCCGGCGGAGACTTCTTAATGCAAGAGCATACCATGAAGCATATGAGAACTGCACAGTCTAGTCCGAAATTAATGAATCGCAAAATGAAGCATTCTTGGGTAGAAACTGGTTCTAAGAATCTAACTGAGGTAGCCCGTGAAGAAGCTATTAATATTCTGGAAAATCATAAACCAGAGCCACTTATGGCAGATATAGCCTCAAAATTAGCAGATATTATTGAAGCAGCCGAAGAAGAATTTGGCGTTAATAAAAAATAG
- a CDS encoding trimethylamine--corrinoid methyltransferase, whose amino-acid sequence MMLKTKLEVISKEDFQMIHDASIKILEETGVAFHCEEALEICRSHGAKILGNTVYFTRKMVEEAIENCPETFTWTARNMDKSVTVGEGFLIQPNLGPVYIQDLDKGRRVGTLEDFGNIQKLCQHSDVVHLVGSIPVNPSDISQDEKHLHMIYETVRNSDKPIIGHTGYRHEAQQTLDMIEIALGTKLNNGHYAAVAINPLSPLGYSQDALETIIEYAKRNQIVFLAPCIMAGVSGPITLLGTAVLQNVEILAGLTLIQLINPGNPVLYSIASNTAYMKTGSFIGGNPEGLLMDIINLQMGMDYYKVPTRILSGVTDSKVVDCQAGYETMQNLMMGVLGGGHIVVQCMGVLDAIMTTSYEKFIIDEELIQRMVRIKQGVEISEEALAIEAIQEIGHSGSYLTHQSTFEKFRSRWMPTVSGCESYMDWVAAGSEDVVIRANRKYKEILSNAPETLLDSEIDKEIRRYMETAKG is encoded by the coding sequence ATGATGTTAAAGACCAAATTAGAGGTTATTTCTAAAGAGGATTTTCAAATGATACATGATGCATCAATAAAGATACTAGAAGAGACTGGTGTGGCTTTTCATTGCGAGGAAGCATTGGAAATATGCAGGTCTCATGGTGCAAAGATTTTAGGTAATACTGTGTATTTTACTAGGAAGATGGTAGAGGAAGCTATAGAGAATTGTCCAGAGACTTTTACTTGGACAGCGAGAAACATGGACAAGTCAGTAACAGTGGGTGAGGGCTTTCTTATTCAACCAAACTTGGGACCAGTATATATTCAAGATTTGGACAAGGGTAGGCGTGTAGGTACATTAGAGGATTTTGGCAACATTCAGAAGCTTTGCCAGCATAGTGATGTGGTTCATCTTGTGGGATCTATACCTGTAAATCCAAGTGATATCTCACAGGATGAAAAGCACCTACACATGATATATGAAACTGTACGAAACTCAGATAAACCAATTATTGGACATACTGGATATAGGCATGAAGCCCAGCAAACATTGGATATGATTGAAATTGCTTTAGGAACGAAATTAAATAATGGGCATTATGCAGCGGTGGCTATTAATCCACTTAGTCCATTGGGCTATTCCCAGGATGCTTTGGAAACCATCATAGAATATGCAAAACGTAATCAAATAGTATTTTTGGCTCCATGTATAATGGCAGGTGTGTCTGGGCCTATAACTCTATTAGGAACAGCTGTATTACAAAATGTTGAGATATTAGCTGGTCTAACCTTAATACAATTAATAAATCCAGGTAATCCAGTTTTGTACTCAATTGCATCAAATACTGCTTATATGAAAACAGGTAGCTTTATCGGAGGTAACCCTGAAGGTTTGTTGATGGATATAATTAACTTGCAAATGGGTATGGACTATTATAAGGTTCCCACTAGAATATTATCAGGTGTAACTGACTCAAAGGTTGTAGATTGTCAAGCTGGATATGAAACCATGCAAAATCTTATGATGGGTGTATTGGGCGGTGGTCATATTGTTGTACAGTGCATGGGTGTTCTAGATGCTATTATGACTACTTCTTATGAGAAATTTATAATTGATGAAGAATTGATTCAAAGAATGGTGCGTATTAAACAAGGTGTGGAGATATCAGAAGAGGCATTAGCGATAGAAGCAATTCAAGAAATTGGACATTCTGGATCCTATTTAACTCACCAAAGTACTTTTGAGAAATTTCGTAGTAGATGGATGCCAACAGTTTCCGGTTGCGAGTCCTATATGGATTGGGTAGCAGCGGGATCAGAGGATGTGGTAATCAGGGCAAATCGGAAATATAAAGAAATACTAAGCAATGCCCCTGAAACTTTATTAGATTCAGAAATAGACAAGGAAATACGAAGATACATGGAAACAGCTAAAGGATAG